From a region of the Castor canadensis chromosome 7, mCasCan1.hap1v2, whole genome shotgun sequence genome:
- the Ube2d1 gene encoding ubiquitin-conjugating enzyme E2 D1 isoform X1, translating to MMERNYLKSLELSDLQRDPPAHCSAGPVGDDLFHWQATIMGPPDSAYQGGVFFLTVHFPTDYPFKPPKIAFTTKIYHPNINSNGSICLDILRSQWSPALTVSKVLLSICSLLCDPNPDDPLVPDIAQIYKSDKEKYNRHAREWTQKYAM from the exons ATGATGGAGAGGAATTACCTGAAAAGTCTG gaaTTAAGTGATCTACAACGTGATCCACCTGCTCACTGTTCAGCTGGACCTGTGGGAGATGACT TGTTCCACTGGCAAGCAACTATTATGGGACCT CCTGATAGCGCATATCAAGGTGGAGTCTTCTTTCTCACTGTACATTTTCCGACAGACTATCCTTTTAAACCACCAAAG ATTGCTTTCACTACAAAAATTTACCATCCAAATATAAACAGTAATGGAAGTATTTGTCTTGACATCCTGAGGTCTCAGTGGTCACCAGCCTTGACTGTATCAAAag TTTTATTGTCCATATGTTCTCTACTTTGTGATCCTAACCCAGATGACCCCTTAGTACCAGATATTGCACAAATCTATAAATCAGACAAAGAAAA ATACAACAGACACGCAAGAGAATGGACTCAGAAATATGCAATGTAA
- the Ube2d1 gene encoding ubiquitin-conjugating enzyme E2 D1 isoform X3, which produces MMERNYLKSLELSDLQRDPPAHCSAGPVGDDLFHWQATIMGPIAFTTKIYHPNINSNGSICLDILRSQWSPALTVSKVLLSICSLLCDPNPDDPLVPDIAQIYKSDKEKYNRHAREWTQKYAM; this is translated from the exons ATGATGGAGAGGAATTACCTGAAAAGTCTG gaaTTAAGTGATCTACAACGTGATCCACCTGCTCACTGTTCAGCTGGACCTGTGGGAGATGACT TGTTCCACTGGCAAGCAACTATTATGGGACCT ATTGCTTTCACTACAAAAATTTACCATCCAAATATAAACAGTAATGGAAGTATTTGTCTTGACATCCTGAGGTCTCAGTGGTCACCAGCCTTGACTGTATCAAAag TTTTATTGTCCATATGTTCTCTACTTTGTGATCCTAACCCAGATGACCCCTTAGTACCAGATATTGCACAAATCTATAAATCAGACAAAGAAAA ATACAACAGACACGCAAGAGAATGGACTCAGAAATATGCAATGTAA
- the Ube2d1 gene encoding ubiquitin-conjugating enzyme E2 D1 isoform X2 has translation MALKRIQKELSDLQRDPPAHCSAGPVGDDLFHWQATIMGPPDSAYQGGVFFLTVHFPTDYPFKPPKIAFTTKIYHPNINSNGSICLDILRSQWSPALTVSKVLLSICSLLCDPNPDDPLVPDIAQIYKSDKEKYNRHAREWTQKYAM, from the exons gaaTTAAGTGATCTACAACGTGATCCACCTGCTCACTGTTCAGCTGGACCTGTGGGAGATGACT TGTTCCACTGGCAAGCAACTATTATGGGACCT CCTGATAGCGCATATCAAGGTGGAGTCTTCTTTCTCACTGTACATTTTCCGACAGACTATCCTTTTAAACCACCAAAG ATTGCTTTCACTACAAAAATTTACCATCCAAATATAAACAGTAATGGAAGTATTTGTCTTGACATCCTGAGGTCTCAGTGGTCACCAGCCTTGACTGTATCAAAag TTTTATTGTCCATATGTTCTCTACTTTGTGATCCTAACCCAGATGACCCCTTAGTACCAGATATTGCACAAATCTATAAATCAGACAAAGAAAA ATACAACAGACACGCAAGAGAATGGACTCAGAAATATGCAATGTAA
- the Ube2d1 gene encoding ubiquitin-conjugating enzyme E2 D1 isoform X4 has translation MALKRIQKELSDLQRDPPAHCSAGPVGDDLFHWQATIMGPIAFTTKIYHPNINSNGSICLDILRSQWSPALTVSKVLLSICSLLCDPNPDDPLVPDIAQIYKSDKEKYNRHAREWTQKYAM, from the exons gaaTTAAGTGATCTACAACGTGATCCACCTGCTCACTGTTCAGCTGGACCTGTGGGAGATGACT TGTTCCACTGGCAAGCAACTATTATGGGACCT ATTGCTTTCACTACAAAAATTTACCATCCAAATATAAACAGTAATGGAAGTATTTGTCTTGACATCCTGAGGTCTCAGTGGTCACCAGCCTTGACTGTATCAAAag TTTTATTGTCCATATGTTCTCTACTTTGTGATCCTAACCCAGATGACCCCTTAGTACCAGATATTGCACAAATCTATAAATCAGACAAAGAAAA ATACAACAGACACGCAAGAGAATGGACTCAGAAATATGCAATGTAA